In one window of Tenacibaculum mesophilum DNA:
- a CDS encoding CBS domain-containing protein, with protein MKKRTPVSVIMTKDVITLSSTDDLMTAEKIFKKEHIRHIPVVSGNEIKGMLSYTDLLRISFADAIDENETDVDTVVYNMFTIDQVMAKNLETVNSSTTIKEVAEILAKKEFHALPVVDDNELVGIVTTTDLIYYLLEQF; from the coding sequence ATGAAAAAAAGAACACCAGTTTCAGTTATAATGACTAAAGATGTAATTACATTAAGTAGTACTGATGATTTAATGACAGCAGAAAAAATATTTAAAAAAGAACATATAAGACATATTCCGGTAGTTAGCGGAAATGAAATAAAAGGAATGTTAAGTTATACAGACCTTTTACGAATAAGTTTTGCAGATGCAATTGATGAAAATGAAACTGACGTTGATACTGTGGTGTACAATATGTTTACAATAGATCAAGTAATGGCAAAAAACTTAGAAACTGTAAATTCTAGTACTACAATTAAAGAGGTAGCAGAAATTCTAGCTAAAAAAGAGTTTCATGCTTTGCCAGTTGTTGATGATAATGAATTAGTCGGGATTGTAACTACCACGGATTTAATTTATTACTTATTAGAGCAGTTTTAG
- a CDS encoding mechanosensitive ion channel family protein, whose amino-acid sequence MITLQIDILAPFLNLFQDIAKTLPTVAMFILFVIVSWLAIKVFLYIVRKALSKTKIDEWSKKLNKTEIFGNSTINIVLTNVILAVLKWFLIFIFVMVGAEVFGMNVVSDGIKSFFAYLPKLLTAVGIFVAGAYLGTMVKKAIQTMFKSLEISGGNLVGNIAFYLIVIFLSITALDQAGVDTSVIKSNLTLLIGSVLLAFTLAFGFGARDAVARLLFGYYSRKNISIGEKVIIDEVEGVVVAIDNICITINTDTGKVILPIKNVVDNKIVIKNNKN is encoded by the coding sequence ATGATTACTCTACAAATAGATATTTTAGCCCCCTTTTTAAATCTTTTTCAAGACATAGCTAAAACATTACCAACTGTAGCGATGTTTATTCTTTTTGTAATTGTTTCTTGGCTGGCAATAAAAGTATTTCTATATATCGTTAGAAAGGCTTTATCAAAAACTAAAATAGATGAATGGTCTAAAAAACTCAACAAAACAGAGATTTTTGGGAACAGTACCATTAATATTGTTTTAACTAATGTGATTTTAGCTGTTTTAAAGTGGTTTTTAATTTTCATTTTTGTAATGGTTGGGGCAGAGGTATTTGGTATGAATGTCGTTTCTGATGGGATAAAAAGCTTTTTTGCTTATTTGCCAAAACTACTAACAGCAGTAGGTATTTTTGTGGCAGGTGCATATTTAGGAACAATGGTAAAAAAAGCCATTCAAACCATGTTTAAGTCTCTTGAAATTTCAGGTGGAAATTTAGTAGGAAATATTGCTTTTTATTTAATTGTAATATTTTTATCTATAACAGCTCTTGATCAAGCAGGTGTAGACACATCAGTAATAAAAAGTAATTTAACATTACTAATAGGTTCTGTACTACTAGCGTTTACTTTAGCTTTTGGTTTTGGAGCTAGAGATGCTGTTGCTAGATTACTTTTTGGCTATTATTCAAGAAAGAATATATCAATAGGAGAAAAAGTTATAATAGATGAAGTAGAAGGTGTTGTTGTGGCAATAGATAATATTTGTATTACGATTAATACAGATACAGGAAAGGTTATATTACCAATTAAAAATGTAGTTGACAATAAAATAGTTATAAAAAATAATAAAAATTAA
- the trxA gene encoding thioredoxin, which yields MGKFSEIIKGKKPVLIDFFAEWCGPCKMMAPILKEVKKDLGENVIILKIDVDKNQQIANTYQIKGVPTFMLFKERKLLWRQSGMLHKDDLIQIINSHVK from the coding sequence ATGGGTAAATTTTCTGAAATAATTAAAGGTAAAAAACCTGTTTTGATTGATTTCTTTGCCGAATGGTGCGGTCCATGTAAAATGATGGCTCCTATATTAAAAGAAGTAAAAAAAGATTTAGGAGAAAATGTTATTATTTTAAAAATAGACGTTGATAAAAATCAACAAATAGCCAATACCTACCAAATTAAGGGAGTTCCTACCTTTATGCTTTTTAAAGAAAGGAAGCTATTATGGAGACAATCTGGGATGTTACACAAGGATGATTTGATTCAAATTATTAATAGTCATGTGAAATAA
- a CDS encoding efflux RND transporter periplasmic adaptor subunit — protein sequence MKAIYTIALAISLLVVSCDKKETTNNNNKPTVAVKVAKVTANDNNPFITASGKVAATNSAELSTRMMGYVTNIHVKVGDKVNKGQLLVSINNSDLQAKKAQAEANVIKAQAGFSSAEKDYNRFKNLFEQNSASQKEFDDITVHYNVAKANLEAAKQLRNEINSQFAYTNIRAPFSGVVTNKFIDKGAMANPGMPLISVEGKGGFEVTALVPESDISQIKKDTKVDVAIKSINKTVTGKISEVSTSAKNTGGQYLVKINLDKTDVKLLSGMFATVQFPVEKTQKSTDMVLIPSEALVHKGQLSGIYTVSQSNTAVLRWLRLGRTFGDQVEVLSGLSADESYIVSSEGKLYNGAKISVQ from the coding sequence ATGAAAGCTATATATACAATCGCCCTTGCCATATCACTTTTAGTAGTAAGCTGTGATAAAAAAGAAACAACAAACAATAACAACAAACCAACAGTAGCTGTAAAAGTTGCTAAAGTAACGGCTAATGATAACAATCCGTTTATAACAGCAAGCGGAAAAGTAGCAGCTACCAACAGTGCTGAATTAAGTACTCGTATGATGGGTTATGTAACCAACATACATGTAAAAGTTGGTGATAAGGTAAATAAAGGTCAATTATTAGTATCAATCAATAACAGCGATTTACAAGCTAAAAAAGCACAAGCAGAAGCTAATGTAATTAAAGCACAAGCAGGATTTTCAAGCGCTGAAAAAGATTACAATCGCTTTAAAAACTTATTTGAACAAAATAGCGCTTCTCAAAAAGAGTTTGATGATATCACTGTTCATTACAATGTTGCCAAAGCGAATTTAGAAGCTGCTAAACAGCTAAGAAACGAAATCAATTCTCAGTTTGCTTATACGAATATCAGAGCCCCATTTTCAGGAGTGGTAACCAACAAATTTATCGATAAAGGTGCGATGGCTAATCCTGGGATGCCTTTAATATCTGTTGAAGGAAAAGGCGGTTTTGAAGTAACTGCGTTAGTACCAGAAAGTGACATTTCTCAAATTAAAAAAGACACAAAGGTTGATGTAGCTATCAAATCAATAAACAAAACGGTTACTGGAAAAATATCGGAAGTAAGTACCTCCGCCAAAAATACAGGGGGACAATACTTAGTTAAAATTAACCTAGATAAAACCGATGTAAAATTGTTATCAGGAATGTTTGCTACGGTTCAGTTTCCTGTTGAAAAAACACAAAAAAGTACTGACATGGTTTTAATTCCGTCAGAAGCTTTAGTACACAAAGGACAACTATCAGGAATTTATACGGTAAGTCAAAGTAATACTGCTGTGTTACGTTGGTTACGCTTAGGAAGAACCTTTGGAGATCAAGTAGAAGTTTTATCAGGTTTATCAGCCGATGAAAGTTATATCGTTTCTTCTGAAGGTAAACTATACAACGGAGCGAAAATAAGTGTACAGTAA
- the rpe gene encoding ribulose-phosphate 3-epimerase, producing MEKLVAPSILAADFGNLQRDVEMVNDSKADWFHIDIMDGVFVPNISFGMPVLKSITKHANKIIDVHLMIVDPDRYIQTFADLGADILTVHYEACTHLHRTVQAIKAAGMKAGVALNPHTPIAVLEDIIKDLDVVCIMSVNPGFGGQSFIENTYKKIQQLKNLIEFSEASTLIEIDGGVTDQNANKLVEVGANVLVAGSFVFKSDNPTETIENLKTIIN from the coding sequence ATGGAAAAACTTGTAGCCCCATCAATTTTAGCGGCTGATTTTGGAAATCTTCAACGTGATGTTGAAATGGTAAATGATAGTAAAGCAGATTGGTTTCATATTGACATTATGGACGGTGTTTTTGTACCAAATATTTCTTTTGGAATGCCTGTTTTAAAATCAATTACAAAACACGCTAATAAAATTATTGATGTGCACTTAATGATTGTAGATCCTGATCGTTACATTCAAACTTTTGCTGATTTAGGCGCCGACATTTTAACAGTACATTACGAGGCTTGTACACATTTACACAGAACAGTTCAAGCAATAAAAGCAGCTGGTATGAAAGCAGGAGTAGCTTTAAATCCGCATACACCAATTGCAGTTTTAGAAGATATTATAAAGGACTTAGATGTGGTTTGTATTATGAGTGTTAACCCTGGGTTTGGAGGGCAATCATTCATTGAAAATACGTACAAAAAAATTCAACAGTTAAAGAACTTAATTGAATTTAGTGAAGCTTCTACTCTAATTGAAATTGATGGTGGTGTAACTGATCAAAACGCTAATAAACTTGTAGAGGTAGGTGCTAATGTATTAGTTGCTGGCAGTTTTGTTTTCAAAAGTGACAACCCAACCGAAACAATTGAAAATTTAAAAACTATTATAAATTAA
- the cydB gene encoding cytochrome d ubiquinol oxidase subunit II, whose product MELFWYIVLVTMLTIYVILDGYDFGAGIIHLFFAKKEEDKKKVVKAIGPFWDANEVWLIAAGGVLFFAFPTLYASSFSGFYLPLMMVLWLLIFRAIGLELRGQIHNRIWESIWDKAFGIASLLLALFFGVALGNVVRGVNLGNVVDGVSTHEAHYFFLPLWNSEFSPHSETLGVIDWFTLLLGIIAVVSLTIHGANWVIFKTNASINNQLKKVVFTLSFVLLGLVIISLIAWHVIEPKPFHNFIEHPFLWIFPLLTFVGLFGLFNVKKHKKHITGFLYSSLFLLGGLATTVASIFPKVLPSTNNINPDLTIYNVAANEYGLSVGLNWFFIAAILVVVYFIIQYKVFKGKMDDVDYGEH is encoded by the coding sequence ATGGAACTTTTTTGGTATATAGTATTAGTTACGATGTTAACCATTTATGTTATTTTAGATGGTTATGATTTTGGAGCAGGAATTATTCACTTATTCTTTGCTAAAAAAGAAGAAGATAAAAAGAAAGTCGTAAAAGCAATAGGTCCTTTTTGGGATGCGAACGAAGTATGGTTAATCGCTGCGGGTGGTGTCTTATTTTTTGCTTTCCCTACTTTATATGCTTCTTCATTTAGTGGTTTTTATCTTCCTTTAATGATGGTTTTATGGTTACTAATTTTTAGAGCTATTGGATTAGAACTTCGCGGACAAATACATAATAGGATATGGGAAAGTATTTGGGACAAAGCTTTTGGGATTGCAAGTTTGCTTCTCGCCTTATTTTTTGGAGTTGCATTAGGAAATGTGGTACGTGGTGTTAATCTAGGAAATGTAGTAGATGGTGTTTCTACTCATGAAGCACATTACTTTTTCCTCCCTTTATGGAATTCGGAATTCTCTCCTCACTCTGAAACACTTGGAGTTATTGACTGGTTTACTTTACTTCTGGGAATTATTGCAGTTGTATCACTAACTATCCATGGTGCCAATTGGGTTATTTTCAAAACTAATGCTAGTATTAACAACCAACTAAAAAAGGTTGTTTTTACTCTTTCTTTTGTTTTATTAGGTTTAGTAATTATTTCATTAATCGCTTGGCATGTTATAGAGCCTAAACCATTTCATAATTTCATAGAGCATCCTTTTTTATGGATTTTCCCTCTGCTAACTTTTGTAGGGTTATTTGGTTTATTCAACGTAAAAAAGCACAAAAAACACATCACTGGGTTTTTATATTCTTCTTTGTTTTTATTAGGAGGTTTGGCAACTACAGTCGCTTCAATTTTCCCTAAAGTTTTACCTTCAACCAATAACATAAATCCCGATTTAACAATTTATAATGTAGCTGCTAACGAGTATGGTTTGTCCGTAGGTTTAAATTGGTTTTTTATAGCTGCAATCCTAGTAGTTGTTTATTTTATTATTCAGTATAAAGTCTTTAAAGGAAAAATGGATGATGTAGACTATGGTGAACATTAG
- a CDS encoding TolC family protein, translated as MKTSYISLFMVALFISATTLAQTKISISKGEVLKRVQENNTSLRIAEQNYQQARADYKQTNAVFLPNITASHTGIVTTNPLMAFGSKLNQEILTQADFNPDLLNNPKRTQNFATKIEVQQPLVNLDGIYQRKAAKTKMEATNLQTQRTQEYLLLEVEKAYMQLQLAHKGVSVLEKALKAAEANQQMAENSFKQGYLQRADVLAVKVRVTEVKNQLQTAKSNVLNVSNYLSFLMNEKQNNIYESSDSLQVHLTNQVADITISENRSDIKAMELASEAYQKMHKADKMDFLPRLNAFGSYELYDDKIFNVDANGYVVGAQLTWDIFKGSKRYGKAQKSKAQYEKSRLEYEQYKSKSQLELNNTKRLLNDAEEQLKLTELALQQSEEALRIRKNRFKEGLEKTSDLLIAETQYAQKQLEYYQTVYQYNYTKAYLDFLTH; from the coding sequence ATGAAAACATCATATATAAGTTTATTTATGGTAGCACTTTTTATATCTGCTACTACCCTAGCTCAAACTAAAATTTCCATTTCAAAAGGTGAAGTTTTGAAAAGAGTTCAGGAAAATAATACCTCTTTAAGAATAGCTGAACAAAACTATCAGCAAGCACGTGCCGATTACAAGCAGACCAACGCTGTGTTCTTGCCAAATATTACTGCTTCTCATACAGGAATTGTAACTACCAATCCATTAATGGCATTTGGTAGTAAATTGAATCAAGAAATTTTAACGCAAGCAGATTTTAATCCAGATTTATTAAACAATCCGAAACGAACACAAAACTTTGCTACTAAAATTGAAGTACAACAACCTTTAGTGAACTTAGACGGTATTTACCAACGTAAAGCCGCTAAAACTAAAATGGAAGCAACCAACTTGCAGACGCAACGTACTCAAGAATATTTATTGTTAGAAGTTGAAAAAGCCTACATGCAATTGCAATTAGCTCACAAGGGAGTTTCGGTATTAGAAAAAGCCTTAAAAGCTGCGGAAGCTAATCAACAAATGGCAGAAAATAGCTTTAAACAAGGGTATTTACAACGTGCTGATGTATTAGCCGTTAAAGTTCGAGTTACCGAAGTAAAAAATCAATTACAAACAGCAAAAAGCAATGTACTAAATGTTTCTAACTACTTGTCTTTTTTAATGAATGAAAAACAAAACAACATTTATGAATCCTCAGATAGTTTACAAGTACACTTAACGAATCAAGTTGCTGACATTACTATTTCTGAAAATCGTTCAGATATTAAAGCAATGGAATTAGCTTCTGAAGCCTATCAAAAAATGCACAAAGCGGATAAAATGGATTTTCTTCCACGCTTAAATGCTTTTGGTAGTTACGAATTGTACGATGATAAAATTTTCAATGTTGATGCAAATGGTTACGTAGTAGGAGCACAATTAACTTGGGATATTTTCAAAGGTTCTAAACGCTACGGAAAAGCACAAAAAAGCAAAGCTCAGTATGAAAAATCAAGATTAGAATACGAGCAGTACAAATCTAAAAGTCAATTAGAGTTAAACAACACTAAACGATTATTAAACGATGCAGAGGAACAATTAAAGTTAACCGAATTAGCCTTACAACAATCGGAAGAAGCCTTAAGAATCAGAAAAAACAGATTTAAAGAAGGACTAGAAAAAACATCCGATTTATTAATCGCTGAAACACAATACGCTCAAAAACAATTAGAATATTACCAAACTGTATATCAATATAACTATACCAAAGCTTATTTAGATTTTTTAACTCACTAA
- a CDS encoding cytochrome ubiquinol oxidase subunit I, with the protein MEDMLFYDRMQFAFTITFHYLFPQLTMGLSLMIVFFKWKFLRTKIEKYNDAAKFWMKIFALNFAMGVVTGIPMEFQFGTNWAKFSELTGGIIGQTLAMEGMFSFFLESSFLGLFLFGEKKLGHKLHFLTGFLVFLGSWASGFLIIATHSWMQNPVGYEILANGKFVLNNFSALFSNPWLWPSYLHNQAASLVTSSFVVAGIGALYLLNKKHVEFGKLFLKTGVVFGVIASILVAFPTGDLAAKNVVKYQPTTFAAMEGIFETEKGGSEIVLIGQPNMLEKKLDNKIAVPNILSFLTYQEWNAEIKGLNEFDEKNYPTNIPGLYYAYHIMVGLGTIFIALMLASIIQLFRKKLYQTKLILWSLLFMIPFPYIANTTGWYTAELGRQPWLVYNLLRTSAGASPTVSSGNTLFTLLGFIGLYLLLGMLFLILVGKIINKGPQTTH; encoded by the coding sequence ATGGAAGACATGCTCTTTTATGATAGAATGCAGTTTGCTTTCACTATTACTTTTCACTACTTATTTCCACAATTAACAATGGGACTATCGTTAATGATAGTTTTTTTCAAATGGAAATTTTTAAGGACTAAAATTGAAAAATACAACGATGCTGCTAAGTTTTGGATGAAAATTTTTGCTTTAAATTTTGCTATGGGAGTTGTCACTGGAATACCTATGGAATTTCAATTTGGAACTAACTGGGCTAAGTTCTCCGAGCTTACTGGTGGTATTATAGGTCAAACATTAGCTATGGAAGGAATGTTTTCTTTCTTTTTAGAATCTTCCTTTTTAGGGCTGTTTTTATTTGGAGAGAAAAAACTAGGACATAAGCTTCATTTTTTAACTGGATTCCTTGTCTTTTTAGGCTCTTGGGCGAGTGGTTTTCTAATTATAGCTACACATTCTTGGATGCAAAATCCTGTAGGATATGAAATACTAGCCAATGGTAAATTTGTACTAAATAACTTTTCAGCCTTGTTCTCAAACCCATGGTTATGGCCTTCTTATTTGCACAATCAGGCTGCTTCCTTGGTAACGAGTTCTTTCGTAGTAGCTGGCATTGGAGCTCTTTATCTTTTAAATAAAAAACACGTAGAATTTGGAAAATTATTTTTAAAAACTGGAGTTGTTTTTGGAGTTATAGCATCTATCTTAGTTGCTTTTCCTACAGGCGATTTAGCCGCTAAAAATGTTGTCAAATATCAGCCTACAACCTTTGCTGCTATGGAGGGTATATTTGAAACAGAAAAAGGAGGCTCTGAAATAGTGCTGATTGGACAACCAAATATGCTGGAGAAAAAACTAGACAATAAAATAGCCGTCCCTAACATCTTAAGCTTTTTAACCTACCAAGAATGGAATGCTGAGATTAAAGGACTCAATGAATTTGATGAAAAAAACTACCCAACAAATATACCTGGACTATATTATGCATATCATATAATGGTAGGTTTAGGAACTATTTTTATTGCATTAATGTTAGCTAGCATTATACAGTTATTCAGAAAAAAATTATATCAAACAAAATTGATTTTATGGTCTTTACTCTTCATGATTCCATTTCCATATATTGCCAATACTACCGGCTGGTATACTGCTGAATTAGGACGCCAACCTTGGTTAGTTTATAACTTATTACGAACATCCGCTGGAGCATCTCCTACAGTATCTTCAGGAAACACTTTATTTACTCTTTTAGGGTTTATAGGTTTATACTTACTATTAGGAATGTTATTTCTAATTTTAGTAGGAAAAATCATTAACAAAGGACCTCAAACAACACATTAA
- a CDS encoding RNA polymerase sigma factor, which produces MESIDVKKINDEDLVRKIVEKNDTHLFAVLYDRYAGVVYNKCYSFSKSKEEAQDLTHDVFIRLFVKLRTFKGKSKFSTWLYSFTYNFCVNYVQRNKEKKKEKVTLVTDEIREESNIDDIEDATLFELKSDKLAKALEIISPSEKMILLMKYQDDMSIKDISIGLDLGESAVKMRLKRAKDKVVKAYNEL; this is translated from the coding sequence TTGGAGAGTATTGATGTAAAGAAAATAAACGACGAAGATTTGGTTCGTAAAATAGTAGAAAAAAATGATACTCATTTGTTTGCTGTTTTATACGACCGTTACGCAGGTGTGGTGTATAATAAGTGTTATAGTTTTTCTAAAAGTAAAGAAGAGGCACAAGATTTAACACACGATGTTTTTATACGATTATTTGTTAAATTGAGAACTTTTAAAGGAAAATCTAAATTCTCTACTTGGTTGTATTCTTTTACGTATAATTTTTGTGTTAATTACGTGCAAAGAAACAAAGAGAAAAAAAAAGAAAAAGTTACCTTAGTAACTGATGAAATAAGAGAAGAAAGCAATATTGATGATATTGAAGACGCTACACTATTTGAATTAAAATCAGATAAACTAGCTAAAGCACTTGAAATAATTTCTCCTTCAGAGAAAATGATCTTGTTAATGAAGTATCAGGATGATATGAGTATTAAAGATATTTCTATAGGTTTAGATTTAGGAGAAAGTGCAGTTAAGATGCGATTGAAAAGGGCTAAAGATAAAGTAGTGAAAGCGTATAACGAACTGTAA
- a CDS encoding sigma-70 family RNA polymerase sigma factor: protein MRQLKITKQVTNRETASLDKYLQEIGKVDLITADEEVELAQRIKAGDQRALEKLTKANLRFVVSVAKQYQNQGLTLPDLINEGNLGLIKAAKRFDETRGFKFISYAVWWIRQSILQALAEQSRIVRLPLNKIGSINKINKMYAFLEQENERPPSAEEIAKKLDMTVNDVKESMKNSGRHVSMDAPLIEGEDSNLYDVLNSGESPNPDKTLLHESLRIEINRALETLTPREADVVKLYFGLGEHQPMTLEEIGETFDLTRERVRQIKEKAIRRLKHTSRSKILMTYLG, encoded by the coding sequence ATGAGACAACTTAAAATTACAAAACAGGTTACCAACAGAGAAACAGCCTCTTTAGACAAATACTTACAAGAAATTGGAAAAGTAGATTTAATTACTGCTGATGAAGAAGTAGAATTAGCGCAAAGAATTAAAGCTGGTGACCAAAGAGCTCTTGAAAAACTAACCAAGGCTAACTTACGTTTTGTGGTATCGGTTGCAAAACAATACCAAAATCAAGGATTAACACTTCCTGATTTAATTAATGAAGGAAATTTAGGTTTAATTAAAGCCGCTAAACGTTTTGATGAAACTCGTGGTTTTAAATTCATCTCTTATGCAGTATGGTGGATTCGTCAATCTATTTTACAAGCATTAGCTGAACAATCTCGTATTGTTCGCCTACCTTTAAACAAAATTGGTTCTATTAATAAAATTAATAAAATGTATGCTTTCTTAGAGCAAGAAAATGAGCGCCCACCAAGTGCTGAGGAAATTGCTAAGAAACTAGACATGACTGTTAATGATGTTAAAGAGTCTATGAAAAACTCTGGACGTCATGTATCAATGGATGCTCCTTTGATTGAAGGTGAAGATTCTAATTTATATGATGTATTAAACTCAGGTGAATCACCAAACCCTGACAAAACATTATTACATGAATCTTTACGTATTGAAATTAACCGCGCACTAGAAACATTAACTCCACGTGAGGCTGATGTTGTAAAATTATACTTTGGTTTAGGAGAGCATCAACCAATGACTTTAGAAGAAATAGGTGAAACATTTGATTTAACACGTGAACGTGTACGTCAAATCAAAGAAAAAGCCATCAGAAGATTAAAACACACATCTCGTAGTAAGATTTTAATGACTTACTTAGGTTAA
- a CDS encoding Crp/Fnr family transcriptional regulator has protein sequence MIEDLQKYYGYLFEEALLKEITDVAIAKEFKANEVIIDIGSYITSIPLLLSGAIKILREDKEGDDLVLYYIEKGDTCAMTLSCCMGQTKSKIKAVAETDVKLLMIPKQKMSEWLSKYKSWQEFILHSYHSRLQEFIDAIDTIAFLNMDERLLKYLKDKALVNQNETISVTHQQIANDLHTSRVVISRLLKALEKKDKIELNRNQVKVLEL, from the coding sequence TTGATAGAAGATTTACAGAAATACTACGGTTATTTATTTGAAGAAGCATTATTAAAAGAAATAACTGATGTTGCAATAGCTAAAGAATTTAAAGCCAATGAAGTTATTATTGATATTGGAAGCTACATTACTTCTATTCCTTTGTTATTAAGTGGTGCTATAAAAATTTTGCGTGAAGATAAAGAGGGAGACGACTTAGTCTTATATTATATTGAAAAAGGTGATACTTGCGCTATGACACTTTCGTGTTGTATGGGACAGACTAAAAGTAAAATTAAAGCCGTGGCTGAAACTGATGTAAAGCTATTAATGATTCCTAAACAAAAAATGAGTGAATGGCTTAGTAAATATAAAAGCTGGCAAGAATTCATCTTACATAGTTATCACAGCAGATTACAAGAGTTTATTGATGCTATTGATACTATTGCTTTTCTAAACATGGATGAACGTTTATTAAAATACCTAAAAGACAAAGCCTTAGTGAATCAAAATGAAACAATTAGCGTAACACACCAACAAATAGCTAACGATTTACACACTTCTAGAGTAGTTATTTCAAGACTTTTAAAAGCTTTAGAAAAAAAAGATAAAATAGAACTAAATAGAAATCAAGTTAAAGTGTTAGAACTTTAA